The Hemicordylus capensis ecotype Gifberg chromosome 6, rHemCap1.1.pri, whole genome shotgun sequence genome window below encodes:
- the CARMIL3 gene encoding capping protein, Arp2/3 and myosin-I linker protein 3 isoform X7, with protein sequence MGMWRLQKHHGTCPPTLKAPAPPLTASVDVDTIYHSEDNREFNLLDFCHLESRDLALIVAALAYNQWFTKLYCKDLRLGSEVAEQVLHTVSKSHHLEELVLDNAGLKTDFALKLACVLAENPNTALHALTLSHNPLEDKGLSALSQQLLCFPKGLSKLCLSKTSITAKGLAILCQTFSANPAFTSSLRHLDLSKNPGLLGSDEANGFYSFLAQPNALVHLDLSSADCAVDALFGALLHGCCPRLSYLNLARNTFSNRKGKGLQPSLKQFFCSAYSLSYVNLSGIKMPVEALRSLFQGLSANTHLSELHMDLSGCELRSPGAQVLQEQLSGISALSSLDLSDNGFDVDLLSLVPALGKNKSLKHLWLGKNFNVKSRTLEEILQKMVQLIQEEECSLQSFSVADSRLKTRTSILINALGSNTCLTKVDLSGNCMEDIGAKMLSKALQINSTLRSISWDRNNTTAQGFQDIARALENNYTLKFMSFPMSDITAAYRNAPERTDEVWQKIQWCLLRNNHSQKYPQEQAFRLHQGIVTNSAEQMMSRLCVRVQEEVRVLRTCSADTVQEEVLYARELMKEAKNSRALFPSLYELGHILASDGPVRHRLESVANEVSKAVDKELQVILESMLALTQELCPHAVQAAEEHNKMLAAVSERVTVSRNFIRGALLEQAGQDIQNKLNEVKLSVVTYLTNTIVEELLQELYHAHKNLAQHITHLRHLSEGQDTAALPEQLGKPRLRDHEEPMDDELGSSIDTMAIKRQKNCRRIRPASAFISGSEQDGDLLAPRMGSPLGWISLANSSQYSRSCSTSFEALSDLPTEGTRLEHRTRSRPRPPRSVPHGSFHSSNRILASLESREQENGSVPQLDEGLDEFFNRRVLADNTSYPRTPKSCGVRPGPSDPLPALPKKRRRGLFHFRRHRSIKGERDPEDLPPSPPPPPPMGRDEQTPPLRPTSSQEEEKKPAQDILGMTVPLPGMGATAPGGGVKGLPSRAKQGSNPDVQRAVEPDARGVELLQPSRVQGVALPGMGRAKGWSLDAKLESVDLERGGSMRERQRRRSSDDSGQAGWRPQPPLQSTKPTFATIRRAEASWDIAEESSPRESWGKEPHKDPPQEETQSRSDERGAVATVNSEKDRLAAAAKQFREPLSFPRPPKPVALPRGRKPPSQPERSRSNEEAGLAGGITPEETRTSPPIVPPQRRPAEQERKGEPEAGRKTAPLKPKRTRRAQSCDKLDSDRGRNVGSGGASDTPLPDPPPPPPECHPPGWKPRLAAPHPLPPADWTMGTPESGTE encoded by the exons GATGTCGACACGATTTATCATTCCGAAGACAACCGGGAATTCAATCTACTCGACTTCTGTCATCTGGAAAGCAG ggACCTGGCGCTAATAGTGGCTGCATTGGCTTATAACCAGTGGTTTACCAAACTCTACTGTAAGGACTTGCGGCTG GGCTCTGAAGTCGCTGAGCAGGTCCTGCACACGGTTAGCAAGTCTCATCACCTGGAGGAGCTGGTCCTGGACAACGCAGGGTTAAAAAC agaCTTTGCTCTGAAGCTGGCCTGCGTTTTAGCGGAGAACCCAAACACCGCCCTCCATGCCCTCACGCTCTCCCACAACCCACTGGAGGACAAAG GCCTCAGTGCCCTGAGCCAGCAGCTGCTGTGTTTCCCTAAAGGCCTCAGCAAACTTTGCCTTTCCAAGACCAGCATCACTGCTAAAG GACTTGCCATTCTGTGCCAGACCTTCAGTGCCAACCCGGCCTTCACCAGTTCCCTCCGCCATCTTGACTTAAGCAAGAATCCCGGCCTGCTGGGGTCTGATGAGGCCAAC GGTTTCTATTCATTCCTGGCCCAGCCAAATGCACTGGTTCACCTGGACCTGTCCTCCGCAGACTGTGCAGTGGATGCA TTGTTCGGGGCACTGTTGCACGGCTGTTGCCCACGGCTTAGCTACCTCAACCTTGCACGAAACACCTTCTCCAACCG gaaaggaaagggattACAACCCTCCCTCAAACAATTCTTCTGTAGCGCCTATTCCCTCAGCTATGTAAACCTGTCGGGCATCAAAATGCCTGTGGAGGCATTAAG GTCTCTTTTCCAGGGTCTGTCAGCCAATACCCACCTCAGCGAACTCCACATGGACTTGAGTGGATGTGAG CTGCGCTCTCCCGGGGCTCAGGTACTTCAGGAGCAGTTGTCTGGAATAAGCGCCTTGAGTAGTCTAGACCTTTCCGACAACG GCTTTGACGTAGACCTGTTGAGCCTAGTCCCAGCCCTGGGCAAGAACAAGTCCCTGAAGCACCTCTGGTTGGGCAAGAACTTCAACGTCAAATCTCG AACTTTGGAGGAAATCCTTCAAAAGATGGTGCAGCTCATTCAAGAGGAAGAGTGT TCCCTGCAGTCTTTCTCTGTAGCCGATTCCCGGCTGAAAACCCGCACCAGCATCCTCATCAATGCGCTGGGCAGCAACACGTGCTTGACTAAGGTGGACCTGAGTGGGAACTGCATGGAAGACATCGGAGCCAAGATGCTGTCCAAAGCCTTGCAGATCAACAGCACACTGCG GAGTATATCCTGGGACAGGAACAATACGACGGCCCAGGGCTTCCAGGACATTGCCCGAGCTTTGGAGAA CAACTACACCCTCAAGTTCATGTCCTTCCCCATGAGCGACATCACCGCGGCCTACCGCAACGCCCCCGAGAGAACGGATGAGGTGTGGCAAAAG ATCCAGTGGTGCCTTCTCAGAAACAACCACTCGCAAAAGTATCCGCAGGAGCAGGCCTTCCGCCTCCACCAAGGAATCGTCACCAATAGCGCCGAGCAA ATGATGAGCCGCCTGTGTGTGAGAGTCCAAGAAGAAGTGCGGGTGCTGAGAACCTGTTCAGCAGACACCGTCCAGGAGGAGGTGCTGTATGCCCGGGAACTTATGAAAGAAGCCAAGAATTCACGAGCG ctctttCCCAGCCTCTATGAACTTGGGCACATACTGGCCAGCGATGGGCCGGTCCGACACAGACTGGAGTCAGTAGCCAACGAGGTGTCCAAAGCAGTGGACAAGGAACTGCAG GTGATCTTGGAGTCCATGCTGGCCCTGACGCAGGAGCTGTGCCCGCACGCTGTGCAGGCAGCCGAAGAGCACAACAAGATGTTAGCAGCCGTTTCAGAGCGTGTGACCGTCTCCCGGAACTTCATCCGGGgggccctgctggagcaggcggGCCAGGACATTCAGAACAAGCTCAA TGAGGTGAAACTGTCCGTGGTGACGTATCTCACGAACACGATTGTGGAAGAACTGCTGCAGGAGCTGTACCATGCCCACAAGAACCTg GCCCAACACATCACCCACCTCCGCCACCTTTCCGAGGGACAAGACACCGCTGCCCTCCCGGAACAGCTAGGGAAACCCCGGCTCCGGGATCACGAGGAGCCCATGGATGACGAGCTTGGCTCCAGCATC GACACCATGGCCATCAAGAGGCAGAAGAACTGCCGGAGAATCCGGCCCGCTTCTGCCTTCATCA GTGGCTCAGAACAAGATGGCGACCTGCTCGCCCCCCGGATGGGCTCGCCGCTGGGCTGGATATCCTTGGCCAACAGCAGCCAGTACTCCCGTTCCTGCAGCACTTCCTTCGAGGCCCTCTCTGACCTGCCAACGGAGGGCACCCGGCTGGAGCACCGCACCCGCAGCAGGCCCCGGCCCCCCCGCAGCGTCCCTCATGGCAGCTTCCATTCCAGC aacCGAATACTGGCATCTCTTGAGTCCCGAGAACAAGAGAACGGGTCGGTGCCACAGCTGGACGAGGGTCTGGATGAATTTTTTAACAGGAGGGTTCTTGCCGACAACACTAG CTATCCCCGGACGCCCAAGAGCTGCGGGGTGAGGCCGGGCCCTTCTGACCCGCTGCCAGCCCTGCcgaagaagaggagaagaggcctCTTCCATTTCCGGAGGCATCGCAGCATCAAGGGCGAGCGGGACCCCGAGGATCTGCCTCCgagtcctccccccccaccaccgatGGGCAGGGACGAGCAGACGCCTCCACTGCGCCCCACCAGCAGCcaagaggaagagaagaagcCGGCTCAGGACATCCTGGGGATGACAGTCCCTCTTCCAGGAATGGGGGCCACGGCCCCGGGAGGTGGGGTGAAGGGTCTGCCGAGCCGGGCGAAACAG GGTTCGAATCCTGACGTACAGAGGGCAGTGGAGCCAGACGCCAGAGGGGTGGAACTCTTGCAGCCTTCGCGGGTCCAAGGCGTGGCGTTGCCTGGAATGGGCCGTGCGAAGGGGTGGAGCCTGGATGCCAAGTTGGAG AGCGTCGACCTGGAGCGAGGCGGGAGCATGCGGGAGCGGCAGAGAAGGCGCTCCTCAGATGACTCAG GGCAAGCGGGATGGAGACCCCAACCCCCGCTGCAGAGCACTAAGCCAACTTTTGCCACCATCCGGCGAGCGGAAGCCAGCTGGGACATCG CTGAAGAGAGCTCCCCACGGGAGAGCTGGGGCAAGGAGCCCCACAAAGACCCTCCCCAAGAAGAAACACAGAGTCGGTCAGACGAGAGGGGGGCCGTGGCTACAGTGAACTCCGAGAAGGACCGTCTGGCGGCAGCTGCTAAG CAGTTCAGGGAGCCCTTGTCTTTCCCACGGCCCCCCAAGCCCGTGGCCCTCCCCCGAGGCCGGAAACCCCCCAGCCAACCTGAGAGAAGCCGCAGCAACGAGGAAGCAGGCCTAGCCGGAGGGATCACCCCGGAGGAAACACGAACGTCCCCCCCAATAGTCCCCCCCCAACGCAGACCCGCGGAACAGGAACGTAAAG GGGAGCCggaggcagggaggaagacaGCCCCCCTCAAGCCAAAGAGGACGAGGCGAGCACAGTCATGCGACAAGCTGGACTCGGATCGGGGCCGGAATGTGGGCTCTGGAG gtGCCAGTGACACCCCCCTGCctgacccccctccccctcccccggagtGCCACCCGCCCGGCTGGAAACCTCGCCTTGCCGCTCCCCACCCTCTCCCGCCAGCGGACTGGACCATGG GGACTCCCGAATCTGGGACAGAATGA